One window of the Shewanella maritima genome contains the following:
- the nrdR gene encoding transcriptional regulator NrdR, whose product MHCPFCSATDTKVIDSRLVADGHQVRRRRECMECHERFTTFEGAELVMPRVIKQDGTRQPFDEEKLRGGMLRAVEKRPVSMDQIEQSLSKIKSMLRATGEREVNSEMIGNLMMDQLMSLDKVAYIRFASVYRAFEDVSQFGEAIAKLQK is encoded by the coding sequence ATGCATTGCCCATTTTGTAGCGCGACAGATACTAAAGTTATTGATTCCAGATTAGTTGCAGACGGCCATCAGGTTAGACGCCGCCGTGAGTGTATGGAGTGTCACGAGCGATTCACCACTTTTGAAGGGGCGGAGCTGGTGATGCCACGAGTGATTAAGCAAGACGGCACTCGTCAGCCATTTGATGAAGAGAAGCTCCGCGGCGGTATGCTGCGCGCGGTTGAGAAGCGTCCAGTGTCAATGGATCAAATTGAGCAGTCACTGAGTAAAATCAAATCTATGTTACGTGCTACAGGCGAGCGGGAAGTCAACTCAGAGATGATAGGTAATCTAATGATGGATCAGCTGATGTCATTGGATAAAGTTGCCTATATTCGTTTTGCTTCTGTTTACCGCGCATTTGAAGATGTTTCCCAGTTTGGTGAGGCCATCGCTAAGCTACAAAAGTAG
- the glyA gene encoding serine hydroxymethyltransferase: MLKKAMNIADYDPQLFKAIEDETLRQEEHIELIASENYTSPRVMEAQGSQLTNKYAEGYPGKRYYGGCEYVDTVETLAIDRVKELFGATYANVQPHSGSQANSAVFMALLQPGDTVLGMNLAHGGHLTHGSPVNFSGKLYNIIPYGIDESGKIDYDEMEKLALEHKPKMMIGGFSAYSGIVDWARMREIADKIGAYLFVDMAHVAGLIAAGVYPTPIPHAHVVTSTTHKTLAGPRGGIILSAADDEDLYKKLNSAVFPGGQGGPLMHVIAGKAVAFKEALEPEFKVYQQQVVNNAKAMVEVFLERGYKIVSGGTDNHLMLVDLIGRELTGKEADAALGSANITVNKNSVPNDPRSPFVTSGIRIGSPAITRRGFKEAECKQLTTWICDILDDAQNQDVIDRVKAQVLELCAKFPVYA, encoded by the coding sequence ATGCTTAAAAAAGCGATGAACATTGCCGATTATGATCCTCAGTTATTTAAAGCGATCGAAGACGAAACGCTTCGTCAAGAAGAGCACATCGAGCTAATTGCTTCTGAAAACTACACCAGTCCACGCGTAATGGAAGCGCAAGGTTCTCAGCTTACCAACAAATATGCAGAAGGTTACCCAGGCAAGCGTTACTACGGTGGTTGTGAGTATGTTGATACCGTTGAAACTCTAGCTATTGACCGTGTGAAAGAGCTATTTGGTGCAACTTACGCCAATGTTCAGCCGCATTCTGGTTCACAAGCTAATAGTGCGGTATTTATGGCGCTGCTTCAGCCAGGTGACACAGTTCTAGGTATGAATCTAGCTCACGGTGGTCACTTAACTCACGGCTCACCAGTAAACTTCTCTGGTAAGCTTTACAACATCATCCCTTACGGTATCGACGAGTCAGGCAAAATCGACTACGACGAAATGGAAAAGCTAGCTTTAGAGCACAAGCCTAAGATGATGATTGGTGGTTTCTCTGCATACTCAGGTATTGTTGACTGGGCGAGAATGCGTGAAATCGCTGATAAAATTGGTGCTTACCTATTCGTTGATATGGCGCACGTTGCTGGTTTAATTGCAGCTGGTGTATACCCAACGCCAATCCCACACGCGCACGTTGTGACGTCAACTACCCATAAAACGCTAGCTGGCCCACGCGGTGGTATCATTCTTTCTGCAGCAGACGATGAAGACTTATATAAGAAGCTAAACTCTGCAGTATTCCCAGGTGGCCAAGGTGGCCCACTAATGCATGTTATCGCAGGTAAAGCGGTTGCATTTAAAGAAGCGTTAGAGCCTGAGTTCAAAGTTTACCAACAGCAAGTGGTGAACAATGCTAAAGCTATGGTTGAAGTGTTCCTTGAGCGCGGTTACAAAATCGTTTCTGGTGGTACTGACAATCACCTAATGCTAGTTGACCTAATTGGTCGTGAGCTAACAGGTAAAGAAGCTGATGCAGCGCTTGGTAGCGCCAACATCACAGTAAACAAAAACTCAGTGCCAAATGATCCACGCTCACCGTTTGTGACTTCTGGTATCCGTATTGGGTCGCCAGCAATCACTCGCCGTGGCTTTAAAGAAGCTGAGTGTAAGCAGCTAACAACGTGGATCTGTGACATTCTTGATGATGCACAAAACCAAGATGTGATTGACCGTGTTAAAGCACAAGTGCTTGAGCTATGTGCTAAGTTCCCGGTTTACGCTTAA
- the ettA gene encoding energy-dependent translational throttle protein EttA, which yields MAQFVYSMLRVGKIVPPKKQILKDISLSFFPGAKIGVLGLNGSGKSTLLKIMAGLDTEIEGEARPMPGLKIGYLPQEPKLDESQTVREAIEEAVAEAKNALTRLDEVYALYAEPDADFDELAREQGELEAIIQATDAHNLDAVLDRAADALRLPDWDEKIAVLSGGERRRVALCRLLLEKPEMLLLDEPTNHLDAESVAWLEHFLQEYTGTVVAITHDRYFLDNAAGWILELDRGEGIPWEGNYSSWLEQKDNRLKQEAATESAKQKTIAKELEWVRQGSKGRQSKGKARMARFEELNTNDYQKRNETNELFIPPGPRLGDKVIEVNNLTKSYGDRILIDDLSFTVPKGAIVGIIGANGAGKSTLFRMISGDEQPDSGSIEVGESVKIASVEQFRDSMDDSKTVWQEISDGQDIMRINNTEIPSRAYVGRFNFRGGDQQKIIGTLSGGERNRVHLAKLLQAGGNVLLLDEPTNDLDVETLRALEEALLEFPGCAMVISHDRWFLDRIATHILDYRDEGQVNFYEGNYTEYSTWLKNTYGADVVEPHRLKYKRMSK from the coding sequence ATGGCGCAATTCGTATATAGCATGCTGCGAGTGGGCAAAATCGTCCCTCCGAAAAAGCAAATTCTTAAAGATATTTCGTTAAGCTTTTTCCCTGGAGCAAAAATTGGTGTTCTTGGTCTAAACGGCTCAGGTAAATCAACCCTTCTAAAAATCATGGCGGGTTTAGATACCGAAATTGAGGGTGAAGCGCGCCCAATGCCTGGCCTAAAAATCGGTTACCTACCGCAAGAGCCAAAGCTTGATGAATCACAAACCGTGCGTGAAGCCATTGAAGAAGCGGTAGCTGAAGCCAAAAACGCCCTAACTCGTTTAGATGAAGTTTACGCTTTATACGCAGAGCCAGATGCAGACTTTGACGAGCTAGCTCGCGAGCAAGGCGAACTCGAAGCCATTATTCAGGCAACCGATGCACACAACCTTGATGCGGTGTTAGACCGCGCTGCTGATGCGCTACGTCTGCCAGATTGGGATGAGAAAATTGCGGTACTTTCAGGTGGTGAGCGCCGCCGCGTAGCGCTTTGTCGTCTACTACTAGAAAAACCAGAAATGCTACTACTTGATGAACCGACCAACCACTTGGATGCAGAGTCTGTCGCTTGGTTAGAGCACTTCTTACAAGAGTACACAGGTACTGTTGTGGCAATTACCCACGATAGATACTTCCTTGATAACGCGGCAGGTTGGATTTTAGAGCTTGACCGTGGTGAAGGTATTCCATGGGAAGGTAACTACTCTTCTTGGCTTGAGCAAAAAGATAACCGTCTTAAGCAAGAAGCGGCGACCGAAAGCGCTAAGCAAAAAACCATCGCCAAAGAACTGGAGTGGGTACGCCAAGGTAGCAAAGGTCGTCAATCAAAAGGTAAGGCGCGTATGGCTCGATTTGAAGAGCTTAATACTAACGACTACCAAAAACGTAATGAGACTAACGAGCTATTCATTCCGCCAGGGCCGCGCCTAGGTGATAAGGTTATTGAAGTTAACAACCTAACTAAATCATACGGCGACCGCATCTTAATTGATGACTTGTCATTCACCGTACCTAAAGGTGCTATCGTCGGTATTATCGGTGCTAACGGTGCGGGGAAATCAACCTTGTTTAGAATGATTTCAGGTGACGAGCAACCAGATAGTGGCTCTATTGAAGTGGGTGAGTCAGTTAAAATCGCTTCGGTTGAGCAGTTCCGTGACTCAATGGACGACAGTAAAACAGTGTGGCAAGAGATTTCTGATGGGCAGGATATTATGCGCATCAACAACACAGAGATCCCAAGCCGTGCTTACGTTGGTCGTTTTAACTTCCGCGGCGGCGATCAGCAAAAAATCATTGGCACCTTATCTGGTGGTGAGCGTAACCGCGTTCACCTAGCAAAACTGCTACAAGCTGGCGGTAACGTATTGCTACTCGATGAACCAACCAACGATTTAGACGTAGAAACACTACGTGCACTTGAAGAAGCGCTGCTTGAGTTCCCAGGCTGCGCCATGGTTATCTCGCATGACCGTTGGTTCCTTGACCGTATTGCGACCCATATTCTTGACTACCGTGACGAAGGTCAGGTTAACTTCTACGAAGGTAACTACACCGAGTACTCAACCTGGTTAAAGAACACTTATGGAGCAGATGTAGTTGAGCCGCATCGCTTGAAGTACAAGCGCATGAGCAAATAA
- a CDS encoding NYN domain-containing protein — protein sequence MLKQKVAVFVDVQNIYYTCKQAFNRSFNYRRLIAELNDEYDIVSATAFAIAPQDDGQTKFQDALKYMGFNVKTKPYIQRSDGSAKGDWDVGITIDVLDAAPRVDKVILLSGDGDFDLLLKRVRTIGCETCVISVNTLTAKSLIDQCDHYRAICPQFLL from the coding sequence ATCTTGAAACAGAAAGTCGCCGTGTTTGTCGATGTGCAGAACATCTACTACACCTGCAAGCAAGCCTTTAACCGCAGCTTTAATTACAGGCGCTTGATTGCAGAGCTTAATGATGAATATGACATCGTCTCAGCAACCGCCTTTGCTATTGCCCCGCAAGATGACGGTCAAACTAAGTTTCAAGATGCACTCAAATACATGGGGTTTAACGTTAAAACTAAACCTTATATTCAGCGCAGTGACGGCAGTGCTAAAGGCGACTGGGATGTGGGTATTACCATAGACGTGCTAGACGCTGCACCTCGGGTCGATAAAGTAATCTTACTTTCTGGCGATGGTGATTTTGATCTATTACTGAAACGCGTTCGCACGATTGGCTGTGAAACTTGCGTCATAAGTGTCAATACGCTTACTGCTAAGTCTCTTATTGACCAATGCGATCACTACCGCGCAATCTGCCCACAATTCCTTCTCTAA
- a CDS encoding EAL domain-containing protein, with product MFKTKLSFCLFVISLFCGLTHLAQAKQYSLEQINVSEGLPSTLINKIFQQQNGYLWFASDGGVSRFDGINFVHYRFSPDEPRHISNNFVNEIVEDEQGNLWFATEDGLNKLLPDGSIEIYYQGHNGLPSSWITDIYIDSKKQMWLGTGAGLAKANPDGSYTTFKLLHQTEDNQPNYYNSTIYSIVEDDNGAIWAGTDIGLAILKPGKSELVLFKEQDSSYYLDTYEAPKQTQFFGDYFLTAQKHENGKLLFGTQYSGLLILDPDTGKVDQYSATGSRIQGRFIPNNTIEAITQKNASEYWLSTNSGAIKLNIDTGEFEHIEPIPFEPTSLPSKYVNHIFIDNAGITWFATNQGVAFYSPLRDAGVFYKPRPLDTQLSASTAFSFAVQNENILYAATEGGLDRILLDEQISLLDPLKKFFEDNKTEVWGVRTDKLGNLWLAHPYGLTRIKGDKVDHYSSAEDNKHGFPEREFYTAEPDNKGGVWITGYMMGALYFHPENNILNSYLDDINALYLLGGNFSFQTIIAQDGKLWLATTNGVFVVTPGKEGFEHISFGSAQENIRVGGLFQSQDGAIWAATLGLGLAKIVVDESSETGFSIEYFNQDHGLADNRLKAVVGDKQGRLWLTSQQDLVMFNPKTQRFVHYPSLFNERNLNFSESALTITEKYLIAGSNRGVLQVDINKLTYNRFEPKVHITSAIIAGNDYHQVNNQDGSPLTFDYDQNVVQFAFAALDYTEPARNQYRYQLMGFDNDWIDAQSTPQAMYTNLPPGKYTFRVQGSNSDGIWSPYQANFSFTIKQPWWLYTLFILASIIVLMTCLYVVNRFRQINELKMRANYDTLTGLANRYFFNQTLDRTLSNETQSGAVVFIDLDHFKEVNDTLGHDVGDELIIQVGKRLKHTIKQQDTLARLGGDEFAIIINGPLEQENLIKIAQRLKEAMAAGYLINDNWINSSASIGIARFPEDGADSKTLLKHADTAMYAAKNQGRNDIYFFNQALSDALMERLSIKQKLADAITEQQFKLYYQPKLSLPHQHIVGFEGLLRWHHPEDGFIAPDKFIPEAEQSGQIIEIGLWVLEQACIQGKAWDDAGLLQTNLSINISPVQLNHATIVEDIEQILAKTGFAPNKLELEITESILIENVELAKTLLSRLKAIGVRVALDDFGKGYSSLNYLTQFPIDTLKIDKGFMDAVLQSPENHLVLKNIINLGNELNLDVVAEGVETQAQLNLLLQYQCHCAQGYLFNPPMPVDKIIPLLNPVALSS from the coding sequence ATGTTTAAAACAAAGCTTTCTTTTTGCTTATTTGTCATCAGCTTATTTTGCGGCTTAACTCACCTAGCCCAAGCCAAGCAATACTCCCTTGAGCAGATCAATGTATCTGAGGGGTTGCCGTCGACTCTAATCAATAAAATCTTCCAGCAACAAAATGGTTATTTGTGGTTTGCCAGTGACGGTGGAGTGAGCCGTTTTGATGGCATCAATTTCGTTCACTACCGCTTCTCGCCCGACGAGCCACGTCATATATCCAATAACTTCGTCAATGAAATCGTTGAAGATGAGCAAGGTAACCTTTGGTTCGCGACAGAAGACGGCTTAAACAAACTTTTGCCTGATGGCAGTATCGAAATTTACTACCAAGGACACAATGGCCTGCCATCTAGCTGGATAACAGACATATATATCGATTCAAAAAAGCAGATGTGGCTTGGCACAGGAGCAGGGCTAGCAAAAGCAAATCCAGACGGAAGCTATACAACATTCAAGCTTTTACACCAAACTGAAGATAACCAACCCAATTACTATAACAGCACTATCTACAGCATTGTTGAGGATGACAACGGCGCTATATGGGCTGGAACCGACATAGGTCTTGCTATTCTTAAGCCGGGCAAAAGTGAGCTAGTACTATTCAAGGAGCAAGACTCAAGCTACTACCTTGACACTTATGAAGCGCCAAAACAAACACAGTTTTTTGGCGATTACTTTTTAACTGCCCAAAAACATGAAAATGGTAAATTGCTGTTTGGCACTCAATACTCAGGTTTACTTATACTCGACCCAGATACAGGAAAAGTTGATCAATACTCTGCTACCGGCAGCCGCATCCAAGGTAGATTTATCCCGAATAATACCATTGAAGCAATCACTCAGAAAAACGCCAGCGAATATTGGCTATCAACCAATAGCGGCGCCATCAAGCTCAATATCGACACCGGTGAGTTCGAACATATCGAACCAATACCGTTTGAACCGACTAGCTTGCCTTCAAAATACGTCAATCACATATTTATCGACAACGCTGGTATCACCTGGTTCGCCACTAATCAAGGCGTTGCATTTTACAGTCCGCTGAGAGACGCAGGAGTATTTTATAAGCCGAGGCCGTTAGACACACAGTTATCAGCCAGTACTGCATTTAGTTTCGCAGTACAAAATGAAAACATACTGTATGCCGCAACTGAAGGTGGACTAGATAGAATTTTATTGGATGAGCAAATATCTCTACTTGATCCCTTAAAAAAATTTTTTGAAGATAATAAAACGGAAGTTTGGGGTGTACGTACTGATAAATTGGGCAATCTGTGGCTTGCTCACCCATACGGCCTGACTCGAATTAAGGGTGATAAAGTCGATCACTATTCTTCGGCGGAAGACAATAAACACGGTTTTCCAGAAAGAGAGTTCTACACTGCTGAGCCAGATAATAAAGGCGGAGTGTGGATAACAGGCTATATGATGGGCGCACTGTACTTTCACCCAGAAAACAACATCCTTAATTCTTACCTCGATGATATCAACGCACTATATTTACTCGGCGGTAACTTCAGCTTTCAAACCATAATAGCCCAAGATGGTAAATTGTGGCTGGCAACCACTAATGGCGTATTTGTCGTCACCCCTGGTAAAGAAGGCTTTGAGCATATTAGCTTTGGTTCAGCCCAAGAGAACATTCGTGTTGGCGGCTTGTTTCAAAGCCAAGATGGTGCAATTTGGGCTGCGACGTTGGGGTTAGGACTCGCCAAAATCGTCGTTGATGAAAGCTCTGAAACAGGCTTTAGCATAGAGTACTTTAATCAGGATCATGGTCTGGCTGATAATCGATTGAAAGCTGTTGTTGGCGATAAGCAAGGACGCCTGTGGCTCACCAGTCAACAAGACCTTGTGATGTTTAACCCTAAGACGCAACGTTTTGTTCACTACCCAAGTTTATTCAACGAGCGTAACCTGAATTTTTCAGAATCGGCTCTCACCATTACCGAAAAATATCTTATTGCTGGCAGCAACCGCGGCGTATTGCAAGTCGACATAAACAAGCTCACATACAATAGGTTTGAGCCTAAAGTACACATCACATCTGCGATTATCGCCGGTAACGACTACCATCAAGTCAATAACCAAGATGGCTCACCACTGACCTTTGACTACGATCAGAACGTAGTGCAATTTGCCTTTGCAGCACTCGATTATACCGAGCCGGCTCGCAACCAATATCGCTACCAATTAATGGGGTTTGACAACGATTGGATTGATGCTCAAAGCACCCCGCAAGCTATGTACACTAACCTGCCACCAGGAAAGTATACCTTTAGAGTGCAAGGCAGTAACAGTGATGGTATCTGGAGCCCCTACCAAGCTAACTTTAGCTTTACGATTAAGCAACCATGGTGGCTGTACACCCTGTTTATTTTGGCAAGCATTATTGTACTTATGACTTGCCTGTACGTGGTTAACCGCTTTAGACAGATCAATGAGCTAAAAATGCGAGCTAATTACGATACCTTGACAGGCCTTGCAAACCGATACTTCTTTAACCAAACACTGGACCGTACTTTAAGTAATGAAACCCAGTCTGGCGCAGTTGTCTTTATTGATCTGGACCACTTTAAAGAGGTGAACGACACCTTAGGTCACGATGTTGGTGACGAGCTAATTATTCAAGTGGGCAAACGTTTAAAGCACACCATCAAGCAGCAAGATACGCTCGCACGACTCGGTGGTGACGAATTTGCAATTATTATTAACGGCCCTTTAGAACAAGAGAATTTAATCAAGATAGCCCAGCGCTTAAAAGAAGCAATGGCCGCAGGGTACCTAATTAATGACAACTGGATTAACAGTTCTGCCAGTATCGGAATTGCCCGTTTCCCTGAAGATGGAGCAGATAGTAAGACGCTATTAAAGCATGCAGATACCGCTATGTATGCAGCTAAAAATCAAGGTCGCAATGACATTTACTTCTTTAATCAAGCGTTATCAGATGCCTTAATGGAGCGTTTGTCCATCAAACAAAAACTAGCCGATGCGATCACCGAGCAACAATTCAAACTCTACTATCAACCGAAACTGAGCTTACCTCACCAGCACATCGTTGGTTTTGAAGGCTTACTGCGCTGGCATCACCCTGAAGATGGTTTCATCGCGCCGGACAAATTTATTCCAGAGGCCGAGCAAAGCGGACAAATTATCGAGATTGGTTTATGGGTGTTAGAGCAAGCTTGCATACAAGGTAAAGCTTGGGATGATGCTGGGTTACTGCAAACCAACTTATCGATTAACATCTCACCAGTGCAATTAAATCACGCCACTATCGTTGAAGATATTGAGCAGATACTTGCGAAAACCGGCTTTGCGCCAAACAAGCTTGAGCTTGAAATAACCGAATCTATTCTTATTGAAAACGTTGAGTTGGCTAAAACCCTACTTAGCCGCTTAAAAGCTATTGGCGTACGCGTAGCACTAGATGACTTTGGTAAAGGTTATTCGTCTCTCAATTATTTAACTCAATTCCCAATCGATACCCTAAAAATTGATAAGGGCTTTATGGATGCGGTGCTCCAAAGCCCAGAAAACCACCTAGTACTTAAAAACATAATTAACCTAGGTAACGAGCTAAACCTTGATGTAGTTGCTGAAGGCGTTGAAACCCAAGCTCAGCTTAATCTGTTACTGCAATATCAATGTCACTGCGCTCAGGGCTACCTATTTAATCCACCAATGCCTGTCGATAAAATTATTCCTCTGCTTAATCCAGTGGCGCTTTCTAGCTAA
- a CDS encoding thioesterase family protein, whose amino-acid sequence MTQQKPTATTQLDNSLSEVFHFPVQIYYEDTDFSGVVYHPNFLKYFERAREHVIGADILNQLWNEQGLGFAVYRSDMLCHDGVEFADIIDVRTQFYFESKFRTVWKQEIWRPNATKPAVTATIEMVCMNTKRQLQAMPVELITDLQSQAKLGS is encoded by the coding sequence ATGACCCAGCAAAAACCAACTGCCACAACTCAGCTAGATAATTCATTAAGTGAAGTGTTTCATTTCCCGGTGCAAATCTATTATGAAGACACTGACTTTTCAGGCGTGGTCTATCATCCAAACTTTTTGAAATACTTTGAGCGCGCCCGTGAGCACGTGATCGGCGCCGATATATTAAATCAGTTATGGAACGAGCAAGGGCTAGGATTTGCCGTCTATCGCAGCGACATGCTATGCCATGATGGCGTTGAGTTTGCTGACATAATTGATGTGCGCACGCAATTTTATTTTGAAAGCAAATTTCGCACAGTATGGAAGCAAGAGATCTGGCGCCCCAATGCCACTAAGCCAGCGGTGACCGCAACCATAGAAATGGTGTGTATGAATACGAAACGCCAGCTACAGGCCATGCCCGTTGAGCTAATTACTGACTTACAATCTCAAGCAAAGCTTGGCAGCTAA
- a CDS encoding putative bifunctional diguanylate cyclase/phosphodiesterase → MFDAMIALLEQSLPLLLACVLSVIVIAFVWNAFKQFRLLKYLTESFDTPHQALDLSTVPRLLKPLVAIIERYHLSEQAQSERDKLTNLINRVGIKRILTQKLPLASGCLMLVDIRQFRFINDLWGFNVGDQLLIAFSRRLSELPQQADYIARMNGNEFLLYFEHGLSQGQISDTLRRLELAYQLAIEVDLGISSNADQTAKPVQKVELTLQAGVLSLKQHGADISLTLRRLDLALQKAKRNKLKFAFYEQNEDKRHQRQLILSSGLAKALANDELFLVFQPKLNCHQGYIDQVEALVRWQHPEFGVIYPNEFLHLAEKTGLMSSISLWVINQVVKQQAAWQQLDINLMVALNLSATDITNTQLVDSLALSLQKHGVSADRISIEVTESAMMASLSCAIRVLNQLRELGLSLAIDDFGTGQSSLAYLRHLPVNEVKLDRAFMSDIESDDIAKQIVKTTVKLAHQLQCTVTVEGIETPSSLNYVQSLNVDYVQGLLISEPMAAAQIEKHHLLTNSFAAEQSKYPFVNQRSAC, encoded by the coding sequence ATGTTTGACGCTATGATTGCACTCCTTGAGCAAAGTTTGCCATTGCTTTTAGCCTGCGTACTAAGTGTCATTGTTATCGCCTTTGTGTGGAACGCGTTTAAGCAGTTTCGTTTACTCAAATATTTAACCGAGAGTTTCGATACGCCTCATCAAGCTCTCGATTTGTCTACTGTTCCTCGCCTGTTAAAACCCCTCGTTGCCATCATTGAGCGCTATCATTTATCTGAGCAGGCGCAATCTGAGCGTGACAAGCTCACTAACCTTATTAATCGGGTTGGCATAAAGCGTATTTTGACGCAAAAGTTACCTTTAGCCAGTGGCTGCTTAATGCTGGTTGATATTCGTCAGTTTCGTTTTATCAACGACTTATGGGGTTTTAATGTTGGTGACCAGCTGCTTATTGCCTTTTCAAGGCGATTAAGCGAACTGCCGCAACAAGCTGATTATATTGCGCGCATGAATGGTAATGAGTTTTTATTGTACTTCGAGCACGGCCTAAGTCAGGGGCAAATCAGTGATACCTTGCGCCGCTTGGAGTTAGCTTACCAACTCGCTATTGAAGTCGATTTGGGTATTTCATCAAACGCAGACCAAACAGCTAAACCAGTGCAAAAAGTGGAGTTAACGCTGCAAGCTGGTGTGTTATCACTAAAACAACATGGTGCGGATATTAGTTTAACCTTGCGGCGTTTAGACCTGGCGCTTCAAAAAGCCAAGCGTAACAAGCTCAAGTTTGCGTTTTATGAACAAAACGAAGATAAGCGCCATCAACGTCAGCTTATACTTAGCAGTGGGCTTGCAAAGGCATTGGCTAATGACGAGTTATTTTTGGTTTTTCAACCCAAGTTAAATTGCCACCAAGGCTATATTGATCAAGTTGAAGCGCTTGTTCGCTGGCAGCATCCTGAGTTTGGGGTGATTTACCCAAACGAGTTTCTACACCTTGCTGAAAAGACTGGGCTCATGTCATCAATCAGCCTCTGGGTGATAAATCAGGTGGTTAAACAGCAGGCAGCCTGGCAGCAACTCGATATCAACTTAATGGTTGCGCTTAACTTATCCGCTACCGATATCACTAATACTCAGCTGGTGGATTCACTTGCCTTAAGTCTGCAAAAACATGGCGTCAGCGCTGATCGGATATCTATTGAAGTTACTGAAAGCGCGATGATGGCATCACTGTCATGTGCCATACGGGTATTGAATCAACTGCGTGAATTAGGCTTGAGCTTAGCCATTGATGATTTTGGTACTGGGCAATCTTCACTGGCATATTTGCGCCACTTACCAGTGAATGAAGTGAAACTCGACCGCGCATTTATGAGTGATATTGAATCTGACGATATCGCCAAGCAAATTGTCAAAACCACGGTGAAGCTAGCTCATCAATTACAATGCACCGTCACGGTTGAAGGTATTGAAACCCCATCCAGTCTTAACTATGTGCAAAGTCTCAATGTGGATTATGTGCAAGGCTTGCTTATCAGTGAGCCAATGGCTGCCGCGCAGATTGAAAAGCATCACTTGCTTACCAATTCATTTGCAGCCGAGCAGAGCAAATATCCATTTGTTAATCAACGCTCCGCTTGTTAA
- a CDS encoding HDOD domain-containing protein, which produces MSTEHQLLVGLLKKLKDDALVLPTLPEVAMRVQEVVASPNSSLKQVGDIIGQDAAISARIIKVANSVLYCRGPKAENISAAVNRIGLVQIKSITTSVAMEQLFISTNEMVWEVMDEVWKTSIEVTAASCALLELYNKRNPTKKLDKETLTLAGLVHNIGALPVLSEAEANPQHFSSIDQLRSLVRKMQGPIGRAVLKSWDFAPEVTEVVERWADLHYLPETVTYLDFIRSAAFYTGELRSGGQMEERLSIFAERGLPVTPDELASDEFLDTYHSIKQSYE; this is translated from the coding sequence ATGTCTACTGAGCACCAATTGTTGGTCGGATTATTAAAAAAATTGAAAGACGATGCCTTGGTGTTGCCAACATTGCCGGAAGTGGCGATGCGTGTGCAGGAAGTGGTTGCTAGTCCAAACTCAAGTTTGAAGCAGGTTGGCGATATTATTGGTCAAGATGCGGCAATCTCAGCGCGGATCATTAAAGTTGCTAACAGTGTGTTGTATTGCCGTGGTCCCAAAGCGGAAAACATTAGTGCTGCTGTTAACCGGATTGGCCTGGTGCAAATCAAGTCGATTACTACGTCAGTTGCGATGGAGCAGCTGTTTATCTCCACCAATGAAATGGTGTGGGAAGTGATGGACGAAGTTTGGAAAACCTCGATTGAAGTGACGGCTGCATCGTGTGCGTTACTGGAGCTTTATAACAAGCGTAACCCAACCAAGAAACTGGATAAAGAAACACTGACGTTGGCTGGGCTGGTTCATAACATCGGTGCGCTGCCAGTATTGTCTGAAGCAGAAGCTAATCCCCAGCATTTTAGTAGTATCGATCAGCTGCGCAGTCTCGTGCGTAAAATGCAGGGACCAATTGGCAGAGCCGTATTAAAGAGCTGGGATTTTGCTCCAGAAGTTACTGAGGTTGTAGAGCGCTGGGCTGACTTACACTATCTGCCAGAAACCGTGACTTATTTAGACTTCATTCGCAGTGCGGCATTCTATACTGGTGAGCTTCGCTCTGGTGGGCAGATGGAGGAACGGTTATCGATATTTGCCGAGCGTGGTTTGCCGGTTACACCCGATGAACTAGCCAGTGATGAGTTTTTAGATACGTATCACTCAATTAAGCAAAGTTACGAATAA